In Xanthomonas theicola, a single genomic region encodes these proteins:
- a CDS encoding DUF4124 domain-containing protein encodes MRALPRLCCLSLLAASGVTGATTLYQWKDAQGVTHYSESPPPGGKYQARRVGSHGGAPAEAAQVDAPAENGSCLSARKNLDILGKPGKVLTDSDGDGKPNGELDEAQRAAQKSLAEAAIKAYCPQPAAAE; translated from the coding sequence ATGCGCGCCCTGCCCCGGCTTTGCTGCCTGTCCCTGCTCGCCGCCAGCGGCGTGACCGGCGCCACCACCCTGTACCAATGGAAGGACGCGCAGGGCGTCACCCACTATTCGGAGAGCCCGCCGCCGGGCGGCAAGTACCAGGCGCGGCGGGTCGGCAGCCACGGCGGCGCCCCGGCCGAGGCCGCCCAGGTCGACGCGCCGGCCGAGAACGGCAGTTGCCTGAGCGCGCGCAAGAACCTGGACATCCTCGGCAAGCCGGGCAAGGTGCTGACCGACAGCGACGGCGACGGCAAGCCGAATGGGGAACTGGACGAGGCCCAGCGCGCAGCGCAGAAATCCCTGGCCGAAGCGGCGATCAAGGCCTACTGCCCGCAGCCGGCCGCGGCCGAGTGA
- the rimI gene encoding ribosomal protein S18-alanine N-acetyltransferase — MSALGSASSPAAATLRALREADLETVMEIERRAYPFPWTRGIFRDCLQAGYPGWVLLEQGRIVGYGVISVAAGEAHILNVCVAPERQSRGYGRLLLRALIKYGADLGARRVFLEVRPSNPSAIALYHSEGFNEIGRRPRYYPAANGREDALVMAIELFFEGMS, encoded by the coding sequence ATGAGCGCGCTGGGCTCGGCGTCCTCGCCGGCCGCGGCGACGCTGCGCGCGCTGCGCGAGGCCGATCTGGAGACGGTGATGGAGATCGAACGCCGCGCCTATCCGTTCCCGTGGACGCGCGGCATCTTCCGCGACTGCCTGCAGGCCGGCTATCCGGGCTGGGTGCTGCTGGAGCAGGGCCGGATCGTCGGCTACGGCGTGATCAGCGTGGCCGCCGGCGAGGCGCACATCCTCAACGTCTGCGTCGCGCCGGAACGGCAATCGCGCGGCTACGGCCGCCTGCTGCTGCGCGCGCTGATCAAGTACGGCGCCGACCTGGGCGCGCGCCGCGTGTTCCTGGAAGTGCGCCCGTCCAATCCCAGCGCGATCGCGCTGTACCACAGCGAAGGCTTCAACGAGATCGGCCGCCGCCCGCGCTACTATCCCGCCGCCAACGGCCGCGAGGACGCGCTGGTGATGGCGATCGAACTGTTCTTCGAAGGCATGTCGTAG
- the pssA gene encoding CDP-diacylglycerol--serine O-phosphatidyltransferase, with protein sequence MDPSRPPPRSRTIYLLPNLFTTAGLFSGFYAIIAAANGQFVQASVAVFVAAVMDGLDGRVARLTGTSSEFGVQYDSLADLVSFGMAPALVMYHWSLSALKFDGSVMGRVGWSAAFLYAACAALRLARFNTQVGTVDKRWFVGLASPAAAGLMMAFVWAFADGNLGWDGEQLRYVALGLTVVAALLMVSRIRFWSFKGGAKNGPRADRVPFLMLVLASVVIAVLVIDLSRALLAIGVLYALSGPGYWLWRRWRKLPDAA encoded by the coding sequence ATGGACCCATCCCGACCGCCTCCCCGTTCGCGCACCATCTACCTGCTGCCGAACCTGTTCACCACCGCCGGCCTGTTCTCCGGCTTCTACGCCATCATCGCCGCCGCCAACGGCCAGTTCGTGCAGGCCAGCGTGGCGGTGTTCGTCGCCGCGGTGATGGACGGGCTGGACGGGCGGGTGGCGCGGCTGACCGGCACCAGCAGCGAATTCGGCGTGCAGTACGACTCGCTGGCGGACCTGGTCAGCTTCGGCATGGCCCCGGCGCTGGTGATGTACCACTGGTCGCTGTCGGCGCTGAAGTTCGACGGCAGCGTGATGGGCCGGGTCGGCTGGTCGGCGGCATTCCTGTATGCGGCCTGCGCCGCGCTGCGTCTGGCGCGTTTCAATACCCAGGTCGGCACCGTCGACAAGCGCTGGTTCGTCGGCCTGGCCAGCCCGGCCGCGGCGGGACTGATGATGGCCTTCGTGTGGGCGTTCGCCGACGGCAACCTCGGCTGGGACGGTGAGCAGCTGCGCTACGTGGCGCTGGGCCTGACCGTGGTCGCGGCGCTGCTGATGGTCAGCCGCATCCGCTTCTGGAGCTTCAAGGGCGGCGCCAAGAACGGCCCGCGCGCCGACCGGGTGCCGTTCCTGATGCTGGTGCTGGCGTCGGTGGTGATCGCGGTACTGGTCATCGACCTGTCGCGCGCGTTGCTGGCGATCGGCGTGCTGTACGCGCTGTCCGGTCCCGGCTACTGGCTGTGGCGGCGCTGGCGCAAGCTGCCGGACGCGGCGTGA
- a CDS encoding threonine/serine ThrE exporter family protein: protein MPAAAIVSPSTNATYAQRIAFVSEIAGRLHTYGTTAQRLEAAVVALSQQLDLDCEPWSNPTGLILSFSDPTKAIGSSDITRVVRLAPGDNDLHKLSVADSIADDVASGRMSVAQGHTALRQLDRPPGRRWKAMQVLGFGLAATGVAGLWRLPWPDIATATAIGLLIGGLTQLTDTRPAAKEANEALAALLAGFVAALVATFVAPLNLNSVIIASLVVLLPGMALTNAVNELTSQHWVSGTARFAGAVTTILKLTVGAVIAVTLAKLLGLQPMVHASRPQTLWVEWGALLVASYAFALLFKASGRDYPWVMAASAAGYVIARVAGEAWGSPVGIFLSAMSLTAAGNLFGRVVQRPGALVRLPGIIMLVPGSASLRGLLTLVQQQDVLGGQSALLAVTNIVMALVAGLLFGNLLVPARKNL from the coding sequence ATGCCCGCCGCCGCCATCGTCAGCCCGTCCACCAACGCCACTTATGCACAGCGGATCGCCTTCGTCTCCGAGATCGCCGGCCGCCTGCACACCTACGGCACCACTGCGCAACGCCTGGAGGCGGCCGTGGTGGCGTTGTCGCAGCAACTGGACCTGGACTGCGAGCCCTGGTCCAACCCGACCGGGCTGATCCTCAGCTTCAGCGATCCGACCAAGGCGATCGGCTCCAGCGACATCACCCGCGTGGTGCGGTTGGCGCCGGGCGACAACGACCTGCACAAGCTCAGCGTCGCCGACAGTATCGCCGACGACGTCGCCAGCGGGCGCATGAGCGTGGCCCAGGGGCATACCGCGCTGCGCCAGCTGGACCGCCCGCCCGGGCGCCGCTGGAAGGCGATGCAGGTGCTCGGCTTCGGCTTGGCCGCGACCGGCGTGGCCGGGCTGTGGCGGCTGCCTTGGCCGGACATCGCCACCGCCACCGCGATCGGCCTGCTGATCGGCGGGCTGACCCAGCTCACCGACACGCGTCCGGCGGCCAAGGAAGCCAACGAGGCGCTGGCGGCGCTGCTGGCCGGCTTCGTCGCCGCGCTGGTGGCCACCTTCGTGGCGCCGCTGAACCTCAACTCGGTGATCATCGCCTCGCTGGTGGTGCTGCTGCCGGGGATGGCGCTGACCAACGCGGTCAACGAACTCACCAGTCAGCACTGGGTATCGGGAACGGCGCGCTTCGCCGGCGCGGTGACCACCATCCTCAAGCTGACCGTGGGGGCGGTGATCGCGGTGACCCTGGCCAAGCTGCTGGGCCTGCAGCCGATGGTGCACGCGTCGCGGCCGCAGACGCTGTGGGTGGAATGGGGGGCGCTGCTGGTCGCGTCGTATGCGTTCGCGCTGCTGTTCAAGGCCAGCGGCCGTGATTATCCGTGGGTGATGGCGGCCTCGGCGGCCGGCTACGTGATCGCGCGCGTCGCCGGCGAGGCCTGGGGCAGCCCGGTCGGCATCTTCCTGTCGGCGATGTCGCTGACCGCGGCCGGCAACCTGTTCGGCCGGGTGGTGCAGCGGCCGGGCGCGCTGGTCCGGCTGCCCGGCATCATCATGCTGGTGCCGGGCAGCGCCAGCCTGCGCGGGTTGCTGACGCTGGTGCAGCAGCAGGACGTGCTCGGCGGGCAGTCGGCGCTGCTGGCGGTGACCAACATCGTGATGGCGCTGGTGGCCGGCCTGCTGTTCGGCAACCTGCTGGTGCCGGCGCGGAAGAATCTGTAG
- a CDS encoding proline--tRNA ligase yields MRLSQFHLHTTKETPADAELVSHRLMLRAGMIRKLASGLYTWSPLGLRVLRKVETVVREEMNHAGAVEVLFPTIQPRELWEATGRWKKFGGLMLRMKDRKEQEYCYSPTAEEAAADFARQELSSYKQLPVNFYQIQTKFRDEIRPRFGVMRAREFLMKDAYSFHVNDADLAREYENMKAAYSRIFTRLGLAFRAVQADSGDIGGDASQEFHVLAESGEDSLAFSTGSDYAANVEAAVAADPAPRAAAQEELRKVDTPTQKTCDAVAQLLGIALQRTAKSVAVMAGDVFVLALVRGDHAVNEIKLGKVAGLAGYRMASDAEIRAHLGSEPGFLGPVAPRRPVRVVADRDVAAMADFVVGANEAGFHLAGVNWGRDLPEPETVADLRNVVEGEPAHDGGQIRLARGIEVGHVFQLGRQYAQALGATVLDETGKTVAMAMGCYGIGISRIVAAAIEQNHDEAGIRWPQPMAPWSVAVCVINPKRDPAIDAAGAALLGELRQAGLDAVLDDRGLRAGAMFADIELIGIPHRVVVSERGLAAGSFEYRARSGGDAENLDRAALLARLQD; encoded by the coding sequence ATGCGCCTTTCCCAGTTCCACCTGCACACCACCAAGGAAACGCCGGCCGATGCCGAGCTGGTCAGCCACCGGCTGATGCTGCGTGCCGGCATGATCCGCAAGCTGGCTTCCGGCCTGTACACCTGGTCGCCGCTGGGGCTGCGCGTGCTGCGCAAGGTGGAAACGGTGGTCCGCGAGGAAATGAACCATGCCGGCGCCGTGGAAGTGCTGTTCCCGACCATCCAGCCGCGCGAACTATGGGAGGCCACCGGGCGCTGGAAGAAGTTCGGCGGCCTGATGCTGCGGATGAAGGACCGCAAGGAGCAGGAGTACTGCTACAGCCCCACCGCCGAGGAAGCCGCGGCCGACTTCGCGCGCCAGGAGCTGAGCAGCTACAAGCAGCTGCCGGTCAATTTCTACCAGATCCAGACCAAGTTCCGCGACGAGATCCGGCCGCGCTTCGGGGTGATGCGCGCGCGCGAGTTCCTGATGAAGGATGCCTATTCGTTCCACGTCAACGACGCGGACCTGGCGCGCGAATACGAGAACATGAAGGCCGCCTACAGCCGGATCTTCACCCGCCTGGGTCTGGCGTTCCGCGCGGTGCAGGCCGATTCCGGCGACATCGGCGGCGACGCCTCGCAGGAATTCCACGTGCTGGCCGAGTCCGGCGAGGATTCGCTGGCGTTTTCCACCGGGTCGGACTACGCGGCCAACGTCGAGGCCGCGGTCGCCGCCGATCCGGCGCCGCGCGCGGCCGCGCAAGAGGAACTGCGCAAGGTCGACACCCCCACCCAGAAGACCTGCGACGCCGTGGCGCAGTTGCTGGGCATCGCGCTGCAGCGCACGGCCAAGTCGGTCGCGGTCATGGCCGGCGACGTGTTCGTGCTGGCGCTGGTGCGCGGCGACCACGCGGTCAACGAAATCAAGCTGGGCAAGGTCGCCGGCCTGGCCGGCTACCGCATGGCCAGCGACGCCGAGATCCGCGCCCACCTCGGCAGCGAGCCGGGCTTCCTGGGCCCGGTGGCCCCGCGCCGGCCGGTCCGCGTGGTCGCCGACCGCGACGTGGCGGCGATGGCGGACTTCGTGGTCGGCGCCAACGAAGCCGGCTTCCACCTGGCCGGGGTGAACTGGGGCCGCGACCTGCCGGAGCCGGAGACCGTGGCCGACTTGCGCAACGTGGTCGAGGGCGAGCCCGCGCACGACGGTGGGCAGATCCGCCTGGCGCGCGGCATCGAGGTCGGCCACGTGTTCCAGCTCGGGCGCCAGTATGCGCAGGCGCTGGGCGCCACCGTGCTGGACGAGACCGGCAAGACGGTGGCGATGGCGATGGGCTGCTACGGCATCGGCATTTCGCGCATCGTCGCCGCGGCGATCGAGCAGAACCACGACGAGGCCGGCATCCGCTGGCCGCAGCCGATGGCGCCGTGGTCGGTGGCGGTGTGCGTGATCAATCCCAAGCGCGACCCGGCGATCGATGCGGCCGGCGCGGCGCTGCTGGGCGAACTGCGGCAGGCGGGGCTGGATGCCGTGCTCGACGATCGCGGCCTGCGCGCCGGCGCGATGTTCGCGGATATCGAACTGATCGGGATTCCGCACCGCGTGGTGGTTTCCGAGCGCGGCCTGGCCGCAGGCAGCTTCGAGTATCGGGCGCGCAGCGGCGGCGACGCCGAAAACCTGGACCGCGCCGCCCTGCTGGCGCGCCTGCAGGATTGA
- a CDS encoding ABC transporter permease — protein MIEPQPPILRQDDQDPSQVRLSGSWTLATALASSEVLRALPPGTSGIDASDIGQLDSAGVLQLMRHATRNGIAPEALHFRQDHQALVSTIEDVADDRPKRKRDYGFAAALERLGYAVHRNGKEIVALVGFLGETLVKLLRLMHAPRRFRLTSTVHHMEQVGLDAVPLVALLSYLVGAVIAFLGSTILRDFGAEIYVVELVSIAFLREFAVLLTAIVLAGRTASAFTAQIGAMKAREEIDAIQTLGLDPMDLLVIPRLVALLVMLPLLTFVAMIAGLAGGVTVGAFDLGIPPQMYLARMHDTIQLRHMLVGLSKAPIFAIVIGLIGCLEGLRVEGTAQSVGERTTSSVVQTISLVIIIDAIAALWFMNVGW, from the coding sequence ATGATCGAACCCCAACCGCCTATCCTCCGCCAGGACGACCAGGATCCCTCGCAGGTACGGCTGTCCGGCAGTTGGACGCTGGCCACCGCGCTGGCGTCCTCGGAAGTGCTGCGCGCGTTGCCGCCCGGCACCAGCGGCATCGACGCCAGCGACATCGGCCAGCTCGATTCGGCCGGCGTACTACAGCTGATGCGCCACGCCACCCGCAACGGCATCGCCCCCGAGGCGCTGCACTTCCGCCAGGACCACCAGGCGCTGGTCAGCACCATCGAGGACGTCGCCGACGACCGCCCCAAGCGCAAGCGCGACTATGGGTTCGCCGCGGCGCTGGAGCGGCTGGGCTACGCGGTGCACCGCAACGGCAAGGAAATCGTCGCGCTGGTCGGCTTTCTCGGCGAGACCCTGGTCAAGCTGCTGCGCCTGATGCATGCGCCGCGGCGCTTCCGCCTGACCTCCACCGTGCACCACATGGAACAGGTCGGACTGGACGCGGTGCCGCTGGTGGCCCTGCTGTCCTATCTGGTCGGCGCGGTGATCGCGTTCCTAGGCTCGACCATCCTGCGCGACTTCGGCGCCGAGATCTATGTGGTGGAACTGGTCAGCATCGCCTTCCTGCGCGAGTTCGCGGTACTGCTGACCGCGATCGTGCTGGCCGGGCGCACCGCCAGCGCGTTCACCGCGCAGATCGGCGCGATGAAGGCGCGGGAGGAGATCGACGCGATCCAGACCCTGGGCCTGGACCCGATGGACCTGCTGGTGATCCCGCGGCTGGTGGCGCTGCTGGTGATGCTGCCGCTGCTGACCTTCGTGGCGATGATCGCCGGCCTGGCCGGCGGCGTCACCGTCGGCGCCTTCGACCTGGGCATCCCGCCGCAGATGTACCTGGCGCGCATGCACGACACCATCCAGTTGCGGCACATGCTGGTGGGGCTGTCGAAGGCGCCGATCTTCGCGATCGTGATCGGCCTGATCGGCTGCCTGGAAGGTCTGCGCGTGGAAGGCACGGCGCAATCGGTCGGCGAGCGCACCACCTCCAGCGTGGTGCAGACGATCTCGCTGGTGATCATCATCGACGCGATCGCCGCGCTGTGGTTCATGAACGTGGGGTGGTGA
- a CDS encoding alanine acetyltransferase produces MAGSAPLWSPEQHGWLQALGHTLYLGADAAVAQAAQAEARAAAAGAPAPMVPAERAAPTHAPRAAAPSPTPAQPSARGLAPAAPADDPEPRRTAPAPAARRAGLRLPDRLQIALLRASGRNPNDPATQTLMATWPLAELRGNAAAKRALWPQLRALRKQAPR; encoded by the coding sequence ATGGCCGGTTCCGCGCCATTGTGGTCGCCCGAGCAGCACGGTTGGCTGCAGGCGCTAGGGCATACGCTCTATCTGGGCGCCGACGCGGCCGTCGCGCAGGCAGCGCAGGCCGAGGCGCGCGCCGCCGCCGCTGGCGCGCCGGCGCCCATGGTGCCGGCCGAGCGCGCCGCGCCGACCCATGCGCCGCGCGCGGCGGCGCCATCGCCGACGCCTGCCCAGCCGTCGGCGCGGGGCCTGGCGCCGGCGGCGCCCGCGGACGATCCCGAGCCGCGGCGCACGGCGCCCGCGCCGGCCGCACGCCGTGCCGGCCTGCGCCTGCCCGACCGCCTGCAGATCGCGCTGCTGCGGGCCTCCGGGCGCAATCCGAACGACCCGGCCACGCAGACGCTGATGGCGACCTGGCCGCTGGCCGAACTGCGCGGCAACGCCGCCGCCAAGCGCGCGCTGTGGCCGCAGCTGCGTGCGCTGCGCAAGCAGGCGCCGCGATGA
- a CDS encoding H-NS family nucleoid-associated regulatory protein, producing the protein MTIDLSGLSAKQLGALIKTAKKQQTIVAKRTPIAKVRTHLARLAKTHGYSIDEVFGDAAPVAKRGRKAANKPGPKPGRKLGKVAPKYHNPANAAQTWTGRGKQPRWLAEQVSKGRKVEDFLIATTTKPTTPAKKTAKKASKKVAKKATRSAALRD; encoded by the coding sequence ATGACCATCGATCTCAGCGGCCTGTCGGCCAAGCAGTTGGGCGCTCTTATCAAGACGGCCAAGAAACAACAGACCATCGTGGCCAAGCGCACCCCCATCGCCAAGGTCCGCACCCACCTGGCGCGCCTAGCCAAGACGCATGGCTACAGCATCGACGAAGTCTTCGGCGACGCCGCTCCGGTCGCCAAGCGCGGGCGCAAGGCTGCTAACAAACCGGGGCCGAAGCCGGGCCGCAAGCTGGGCAAGGTGGCGCCGAAATACCACAATCCGGCCAATGCGGCGCAAACCTGGACCGGCCGCGGCAAGCAGCCGCGCTGGCTGGCCGAGCAGGTGTCCAAGGGCAGGAAGGTCGAGGATTTCCTGATCGCGACAACAACCAAGCCGACAACGCCGGCCAAGAAGACCGCCAAGAAAGCGAGCAAGAAAGTCGCCAAGAAAGCGACCAGGTCCGCCGCTCTCAGAGACTGA